One window of Camelina sativa cultivar DH55 chromosome 4, Cs, whole genome shotgun sequence genomic DNA carries:
- the LOC104780301 gene encoding probable fatty acyl-CoA reductase 4 isoform X1: protein MESNCVQFLENKTILVTGVPGFLAKVFVEKILRIQPNVKKLFLLLRAADNESAMQRFRSEVLEKDLFRVLRNKLGDGNLKALVSDKVIPIPGDISVDNLGVKDSDLLKRMWNEIDIVVNVAATTNFDERYDVGIRINTFGPLNVLNFAKKCVKGQLLLHVSTAYVCGEKSGLLQEKTFHMGETLNGHGNLVIETEMELMKQKLKELQKLDCPVEEIAQTMKDLGMSRAKFHGWPNTYVFTKSMGEMLLNNHKEDLPVVVIRPTMITSTFSEPFPGWIEGLRTIDSVIVAYGKGRLKCFLADPNSVLDLVPVDMVANAMVNAAAIHAGKLGSQTVYHVGSSSKNPITFEQVHDLAARYFTKNPLFGLNGSPIIVSKGTILSTMAQFNFYVTLRYKLPLQMLRLINIIYPWWNGNKYKDIDRKIKLAMRLVELYKPYVLFKGIFDDSNTEILRLKIKEVNKEINGLFQFDPKTIDWEDYMMTIHIPGLIAYVLKK, encoded by the exons ATGGAATCCAATTGCGTTCAGTTTCTCGAGAACAAGACTATTCTCGTCACCGGTGTTCCTGGTTTCCTCGCCAAAG tgTTTGTGGAGAAAATACTGAGGATTCAACCAAACGTGAAGAAgcttttccttcttttgagagcaGCAGACAATGAATCAGCCATGCAACGGTTTCGCAGTgag GTTTTGGAGAAAGATCTCTTTAGAGTGTTGAGGAACAAATTAGGTGATGGAAATCTAAAAGCTTTAGTATCAGACAAAGTCATCCCTATTCCGGGTGATATTTCAGTTGATAATCTGGGAGTGAAGGACTCTGATCTCTTAAAACGTATGTGGAATGAGATCGACATCGTTGTCAATGTCGCCGCCACGACGAACTTCGATGAAAG ATACGATGTTGGGATTAGAATCAATACATTTGGACCGCTCAATGTCCTAAACTTTGCCAAGAAGTGTGTTAAAGGACAGTTGCTTCTCCATGTCTCAACGG CGTATGTGTGCGGAGAGAAGTCTGGACTCTTACAAGAGAAAACATTTCACATGGGAGAGACGTTGAATGGACATGGAAATTTAGTTATCGAAACTGAAATGGAactaatgaaacaaaaactgaaagaaCTACAAAAACTAGATTGTCCTGTAGAAGAAATTGCACAAacaatgaaagatcttggaatGTCAAG GGCCAAGTTTCATGGATGGCCAAACACATATGTGTTTACTAAATCAATGGGAGAGATGCTTCTTAATAACCATAAAGAAGATCTTCCTGTCGTTGTCATCCGTCCCACGATGATCACTAGCACTTTTTCAGAACCATTTCCCGGTTGGATCGAAGGGTTAAG AACCATAGATAGTGTGATTGTAGCATATGGCAAAGGAAGGCTTAAATGTTTTCTTGCAGATCCAAACTCAGTCCTTGATCTT GTACCTGTGGACATGGTCGCAAATGCAATGGTGAATGCTGCGGCAATACACGCGGGAAAATTAGGCTCGCAGACCGTGTATCATGTTGGCTCGTCGTCTAAGAACCCTATCACATTCGAACAGGTTCACGATCTCGCAGCTCGTTACTTCACCAAAAACCCTCTTTTTGGACTCAATGGTTCACCCATCATAGTCTCCAAAGGTACTATCTTGTCAACCATGGCTCAGTTCAACTTCTACGTGACCCTTCGTTACAAGCTACCTTTGCAG ATGTTGCGattgataaatataatttatccaTGGTGGAatggaaacaaatataaagaCATTGACCGCAAAATTAAGTTGGCGATGCGGTTGGTCGAGCTCTACAAACCTTATGTCTTGTTTAAGGGCAT atTTGACGATTCGAATACTGAGATACTGCGGTTGAAAATAAAAGAGGttaataaagaaattaatgGTTTGTTCCAATTTGATCCAAAGACTATTGATTGGGAAGATTACATGATGACCATTCATATTCCCGGCCTCATCGCCTATGTACTCAAAAAATAA
- the LOC104780301 gene encoding probable fatty acyl-CoA reductase 4 isoform X2 — protein sequence MESNCVQFLENKTILVTGVPGFLAKVFVEKILRIQPNVKKLFLLLRAADNESAMQRFRSEVLEKDLFRVLRNKLGDGNLKALVSDKVIPIPGDISVDNLGVKDSDLLKRMWNEIDIVVNVAATTNFDERYDVGIRINTFGPLNVLNFAKKCVKGQLLLHVSTAYVCGEKSGLLQEKTFHMGETLNGHGNLVIETEMELMKQKLKELQKLDCPVEEIAQTMKDLGMSRAKFHGWPNTYVFTKSMGEMLLNNHKEDLPVVVIRPTMITSTFSEPFPGWIEGLRTIDSVIVAYGKGRLKCFLADPNSVLDLVPVDMVANAMVNAAAIHAGKLGSQTVYHVGSSSKNPITFEQVHDLAARYFTKNPLFGLNGSPIIVSKGTILSTMAQFNFYVTLRYKLPLQMLRLIDIIYPWWDGNKYKDIDRKIKLAMRLVELYRPYVLFKGIFDDVKTEILRLKTKEIDTKLYDLFEFDPNSIDWDDYITTIHIPGLITYVLRQ from the exons ATGGAATCCAATTGCGTTCAGTTTCTCGAGAACAAGACTATTCTCGTCACCGGTGTTCCTGGTTTCCTCGCCAAAG tgTTTGTGGAGAAAATACTGAGGATTCAACCAAACGTGAAGAAgcttttccttcttttgagagcaGCAGACAATGAATCAGCCATGCAACGGTTTCGCAGTgag GTTTTGGAGAAAGATCTCTTTAGAGTGTTGAGGAACAAATTAGGTGATGGAAATCTAAAAGCTTTAGTATCAGACAAAGTCATCCCTATTCCGGGTGATATTTCAGTTGATAATCTGGGAGTGAAGGACTCTGATCTCTTAAAACGTATGTGGAATGAGATCGACATCGTTGTCAATGTCGCCGCCACGACGAACTTCGATGAAAG ATACGATGTTGGGATTAGAATCAATACATTTGGACCGCTCAATGTCCTAAACTTTGCCAAGAAGTGTGTTAAAGGACAGTTGCTTCTCCATGTCTCAACGG CGTATGTGTGCGGAGAGAAGTCTGGACTCTTACAAGAGAAAACATTTCACATGGGAGAGACGTTGAATGGACATGGAAATTTAGTTATCGAAACTGAAATGGAactaatgaaacaaaaactgaaagaaCTACAAAAACTAGATTGTCCTGTAGAAGAAATTGCACAAacaatgaaagatcttggaatGTCAAG GGCCAAGTTTCATGGATGGCCAAACACATATGTGTTTACTAAATCAATGGGAGAGATGCTTCTTAATAACCATAAAGAAGATCTTCCTGTCGTTGTCATCCGTCCCACGATGATCACTAGCACTTTTTCAGAACCATTTCCCGGTTGGATCGAAGGGTTAAG AACCATAGATAGTGTGATTGTAGCATATGGCAAAGGAAGGCTTAAATGTTTTCTTGCAGATCCAAACTCAGTCCTTGATCTT GTACCTGTGGACATGGTCGCAAATGCAATGGTGAATGCTGCGGCAATACACGCGGGAAAATTAGGCTCGCAGACCGTGTATCATGTTGGCTCGTCGTCTAAGAACCCTATCACATTCGAACAGGTTCACGATCTCGCAGCTCGTTACTTCACCAAAAACCCTCTTTTTGGACTCAATGGTTCACCCATCATAGTCTCCAAAGGTACTATCTTGTCAACCATGGCTCAGTTCAACTTCTACGTGACCCTTCGTTACAAGCTACCTTTGCAG ATGTTGCGATTGATAGATATAATCTATCCATGGTGGGATGGAAACAAATACAAAGACATTGACCGCAAAATTAAGTTGGCAATGCGGCTGGTTGAGCTCTACAGACCTTATGTATTGTTTAAGGGCAT ATTTGATGATGTGAAAACTGAGATACTGCGGTTGAAAACAAAGGAGATTGATACTAAACTGTATGATTTGTTCGAATTTGATCCAAATTCTATTGATTGGGACGATTACATCACGACCATTCATATTCCCGGCCTCATCACTTATGTACTCAGGCAATAA
- the LOC104780301 gene encoding probable fatty acyl-CoA reductase 4 isoform X3 has product MESNCVQFLENKTILVTGVPGFLAKVFVEKILRIQPNVKKLFLLLRAADNESAMQRFRSEVLEKDLFRVLRNKLGDGNLKALVSDKVIPIPGDISVDNLGVKDSDLLKRMWNEIDIVVNVAATTNFDERYDVGIRINTFGPLNVLNFAKKCVKGQLLLHVSTAYVCGEKSGLLQEKTFHMGETLNGHGNLVIETEMELMKQKLKELQKLDCPVEEIAQTMKDLGMSRAKFHGWPNTYVFTKSMGEMLLNNHKEDLPVVVIRPTMITSTFSEPFPGWIEGLRTIDSVIVAYGKGRLKCFLADPNSVLDLVPVDMVANAMVNAAAIHAGKLGSQTVYHVGSSSKNPITFEQVHDLAARYFTKNPLFGLNGSPIIVSKGTILSTMAQFNFYVTLRYKLPLQTLTAKLSWRCGWSSSTNLMSCLRAYLTIRILRYCG; this is encoded by the exons ATGGAATCCAATTGCGTTCAGTTTCTCGAGAACAAGACTATTCTCGTCACCGGTGTTCCTGGTTTCCTCGCCAAAG tgTTTGTGGAGAAAATACTGAGGATTCAACCAAACGTGAAGAAgcttttccttcttttgagagcaGCAGACAATGAATCAGCCATGCAACGGTTTCGCAGTgag GTTTTGGAGAAAGATCTCTTTAGAGTGTTGAGGAACAAATTAGGTGATGGAAATCTAAAAGCTTTAGTATCAGACAAAGTCATCCCTATTCCGGGTGATATTTCAGTTGATAATCTGGGAGTGAAGGACTCTGATCTCTTAAAACGTATGTGGAATGAGATCGACATCGTTGTCAATGTCGCCGCCACGACGAACTTCGATGAAAG ATACGATGTTGGGATTAGAATCAATACATTTGGACCGCTCAATGTCCTAAACTTTGCCAAGAAGTGTGTTAAAGGACAGTTGCTTCTCCATGTCTCAACGG CGTATGTGTGCGGAGAGAAGTCTGGACTCTTACAAGAGAAAACATTTCACATGGGAGAGACGTTGAATGGACATGGAAATTTAGTTATCGAAACTGAAATGGAactaatgaaacaaaaactgaaagaaCTACAAAAACTAGATTGTCCTGTAGAAGAAATTGCACAAacaatgaaagatcttggaatGTCAAG GGCCAAGTTTCATGGATGGCCAAACACATATGTGTTTACTAAATCAATGGGAGAGATGCTTCTTAATAACCATAAAGAAGATCTTCCTGTCGTTGTCATCCGTCCCACGATGATCACTAGCACTTTTTCAGAACCATTTCCCGGTTGGATCGAAGGGTTAAG AACCATAGATAGTGTGATTGTAGCATATGGCAAAGGAAGGCTTAAATGTTTTCTTGCAGATCCAAACTCAGTCCTTGATCTT GTACCTGTGGACATGGTCGCAAATGCAATGGTGAATGCTGCGGCAATACACGCGGGAAAATTAGGCTCGCAGACCGTGTATCATGTTGGCTCGTCGTCTAAGAACCCTATCACATTCGAACAGGTTCACGATCTCGCAGCTCGTTACTTCACCAAAAACCCTCTTTTTGGACTCAATGGTTCACCCATCATAGTCTCCAAAGGTACTATCTTGTCAACCATGGCTCAGTTCAACTTCTACGTGACCCTTCGTTACAAGCTACCTTTGCAG aCATTGACCGCAAAATTAAGTTGGCGATGCGGTTGGTCGAGCTCTACAAACCTTATGTCTTGTTTAAGGGCAT atTTGACGATTCGAATACTGAGATACTGCGGTTGA
- the LOC104780303 gene encoding probable fatty acyl-CoA reductase 5: protein MELSCVQFLRNKTILVTGATGFLAKVFVEKILRVQPNVKKLYLLVRASDNEAATNRLRTEAFEKDLFKVLRENLGDEKLNRLLYEKVVPVPGDIATDHLDINDSDLRERMQNEIDIVVNVAATTNFDERYDVGLGINTFGALNVLNFAKKCDKAQLFLHVSTAYVCGEKAGLLPERPFVMEDIRKENGFQLDINLERELMKQRLKELNEQDCSEEDTTLAMKKLGMERAKLHGWPNTYVFTKSMGEMLLGNHKENLPLVIIRPTMITSTFSEPFPGWIEGLRTVDSVIIAYGKGVLKCFLVDVNSVCDMIPVDMVANAMITAAATHAGGSGVHMVYHVGSSHQNPVKFGEIHEIAVRYFTKNPLRSRSTGSLITVSKLRFISTMGLFSLYMTLRYKLPLQLLKLIDIIYPWRKGDKYGDKNRKIELVMRLVELYEPYVLFKGIFDDRNTKSLCANQKEEESQNSEKMMFDFDPKVINWGDYLTSIHIPGLITHVLKK from the exons ATGGAACTCAGCTGTGTTCAATTTCTTCGAAACAAGACGATACTTGTCACCGGCGCTACCGGTTTCCTTGCCAAGG TATTTGTGGAGAAAATTCTGAGAGTACAACCAAATGTGAAGAAGTTGTACCTTTTGGTGAGAGCATCGGACAACGAAGCTGCGACTAACCGCTTACGCACAGAG GCTTTCGAAAAAGATCTTTTTAAGGTGTTGAGAGAGAATCTTGGCGATGAGAAATTGAATAGATTGTTGTACGAAAAAGTTGTCCCGGTCCCAGGTGATATCGCCACGGATCATTTAGACATAAATGACTCCGATCTTAGAGAACGTATGCAAAATGAAATTGATATTGTTGTCAATGTTGCAGCCACAACAAACTTTGACGAAAG ATACGATGTTGGCCTTGGGATCAACACATTTGGAGCTCTCAACGTCCTTAACTTTGCCAAAAAATGTGATAAAGCTCAATTGTTTCTCCATGTCTCTACTG CTTATGTTTGTGGAGAAAAGGCGGGTCTCCTACCTGAGAGACCATTCGTCATGGAAGACATTCGTAAGGAGAACGGTTTTCAGCTGGATATAAATCTTGAAAGGGAACTGATGAAGCAAAGATTGAAAGAACTCAATGAACAAGATTGTTCGGAAGAAGACACTACGCTCGCCATGAAAAAACTTGGAATGGAAAG GGCAAAGCTTCATGGATGGCCAAACACATATGTTTTCACCAAATCGATGGGAGAGATGCTTCTTGGTAACCATAAAGAAAATCTTCCTCTCGTCATCATCCGTCCTACCATGATCACTAGCACTTTTTCAGAACCATTTCCCGGTTGGATCGAAGGGTTAAG AACCGTAGACAGCGTGATTATCGCATACGGAAAGGGAGTGCTCAAGTGTTTTCTTGTCGATGTAAACTCAGTTTGCGATATG ATACCAGTGGATATGGTTGCAAACGCAATGATCACGGCTGCAGCCACACACGCTGGAGGTTCAGGGGTTCACATGGTGTACCATGTCGGTTCATCTCATCAGAACCCAGTGAAATTTGGAGAGATTCATGAGATTGCGGTTCGTTACTTCACCAAAAACCCTTTGCGTAGTCGCAGTACAGGCTCGCTCATAACCGTCTCCAAACTGAGGTTCATATCAACCATGGGTTTGTTCAGCCTCTACATGACCTTACGTTACAAACTACCTCTCCAG TTAttaaaattgattgatataATATACCCTTGGAGAAAAGGAGATAAATACGGAGACAAGAACCGTAAAATAGAGTTGGTGATGAGATTGGTAGAGCTTTACGAGCCTTACGTACTCTTCAAGGGcat ATTCGACGATAGAAATACTAAGAGTTTATGCGCCAACCAAAAGGAAGAGGAGAgccaaaattcagaaaaaatgATGTTTGATTTCGACCCAAAAGTCATTAACTGGGGAGATTATCTCACAAGTATACACATTCCTGGTCTCATCACTCATGtgcttaaaaaataa